One genomic region from Planctomycetia bacterium encodes:
- a CDS encoding PQQ-binding-like beta-propeller repeat protein, protein MSLQKSRRSVTRRLSTLFLALAAASAATARAENWPQWRGAKLDGVSHETDLPTKWSATEGVVWKLPLPGPAGATPVVWDNRIFLTSAKEKDLVLICADTAGKILWERTLGTGDAPVRGDEGNSASPSPVTDGKHVWTMLSTGELACYDFEGNAIWKFNLQDKYGKFNIAFGMTSSPVIDGDRLYIQLLHTNYYLLLGLDALTGNEVWKHERVSDAKAECEHSYASPIIYRDDKHAYLISHGCDYVTAHDLKDGKEIFRCGGLNGTTKYNMTLRFVATPVAAEGLVVVPSAKNGPVLGLSVDAQGNITETQVGHVWRREENTPDVPSPLVHDGLVYLCRENGILICLDAKTGKELYMESKEIHRQRHRASPVYGDGKIYLTARDGMTTVVKAGPKFELLAKNDIGEAVSASPVISGGRLYLRTYDALYAIGKK, encoded by the coding sequence ATGTCTTTGCAGAAGTCTCGGCGCTCCGTAACCCGCCGTCTTTCGACCTTATTTCTAGCCCTAGCCGCCGCTTCTGCGGCGACCGCCCGAGCCGAGAACTGGCCGCAGTGGCGCGGGGCCAAGCTCGACGGCGTCAGCCACGAGACCGATCTGCCGACGAAGTGGAGCGCCACGGAAGGGGTCGTTTGGAAGCTGCCCCTGCCGGGCCCAGCCGGCGCGACCCCGGTCGTTTGGGACAACCGCATCTTTCTGACCTCGGCCAAAGAGAAGGATTTGGTGCTCATCTGCGCCGACACGGCCGGCAAGATCCTTTGGGAACGAACCCTAGGAACCGGCGACGCTCCGGTTCGGGGCGACGAAGGGAACTCGGCCAGCCCTTCCCCCGTGACCGACGGCAAGCACGTTTGGACGATGCTCAGCACCGGCGAACTGGCCTGCTACGACTTCGAAGGCAATGCGATTTGGAAATTCAATCTGCAAGATAAGTACGGCAAGTTCAATATCGCCTTCGGCATGACGTCGTCGCCGGTGATCGACGGCGATCGGCTGTACATCCAATTGCTGCACACGAACTACTACCTCCTCCTCGGACTCGACGCTTTGACCGGCAATGAAGTTTGGAAACACGAGCGCGTGAGCGATGCGAAGGCGGAGTGCGAGCATTCTTATGCTTCGCCGATTATTTATCGCGACGACAAACACGCGTATCTCATTTCGCACGGCTGCGACTACGTGACGGCGCACGACTTGAAAGACGGTAAAGAGATTTTTCGCTGCGGCGGCCTGAACGGCACCACGAAGTACAACATGACGCTCCGCTTCGTCGCCACGCCGGTCGCAGCCGAGGGGCTCGTCGTCGTCCCATCGGCCAAGAACGGGCCGGTGCTCGGGCTCAGCGTCGATGCTCAAGGCAACATCACGGAAACGCAGGTCGGCCATGTTTGGCGGCGCGAAGAGAATACGCCCGATGTTCCGAGCCCGCTGGTTCACGACGGCCTAGTGTATCTCTGCCGGGAAAACGGCATTCTCATCTGCCTCGATGCGAAGACCGGCAAAGAACTCTATATGGAATCGAAAGAGATCCATCGGCAACGCCATCGCGCTTCGCCGGTCTACGGCGACGGCAAAATCTATCTTACGGCTCGCGACGGCATGACGACGGTCGTCAAAGCCGGTCCTAAGTTCGAATTGCTCGCTAAGAACGATATCGGGGAAGCGGTTTCCGCATCGCCGGTCATCTCCGGCGGGCGCCTCTATCTGCGCACCTACGACGCTCTCTACGCCATCGGTAAAAAGTAG